The DNA window AAAGCTTTGATTACGGAAGCTACTATCCCACATGGAACCCAAATCACGCAGTTTCACCTGGAGAACACCACTTTCAATATTACGAAATTCCCCAGTACATCATAAAAGCTTCTTCGACAATGAAATGGACCAGCGCGGGTTGCTTAATATTTGATATCGCTCCTCAAGTGCAAATTACGGAAATTTATGGCTACAGTTAAGTTCAGATAATTTAAGAACAGCTAAGTAACTGAAACTAAAAAAGAAAAATCATATATTTACTATTTTTCAGTAGGTAGACGAAACTCTGCAAGTGTAAAAAGAAAACAAGTTTTTTCTGAACTAAACAGAAGAAGGGAAAAGAAAGATTGTGTTTATGCGATTGGTGTGAAGGGTAGTTGTGGAAGGACTGGGTTGATGAGTTGCAGTACGATGTCTGGGAAGAGTCCGAGGATGAAGATTGCAGCGACCAGTATGAATACGGGAATGAGTATGTACTTGTTTTCAACGATTTTTGTTTCATCTTTGGGTTTGCGTGCATACATTACGTTGACGAGTCGGAAGATGTAAGCAGTTTGCAGTACACTGGTGATTACTCCGATGATTGCTAACCAGACCAAGTTTGCTTGAATCGCGGCGGTGAATACGAAATACTTTGCAATGAAACCACCCAATGGTGGAACACCAGCAAAGCTCAGACCTGCAATGATTAAAGCTAAGCTTGCAATGGGCATTCTCTTGCCTAAGCCTGCGAAGTCTTCTAGTGTTCGGAATCCGTGACTGTTGATTATGCCAATTACCATGAATGCGAGTGCTGTGGTTAAGCCGCCTATTAGGAAGAAGTACAAGTTTCCTGCTAAGCCGAGGGCGGTTGCGCTGGTGATGGCGACGAGGTTGTAGCCGACGTCTGCGACGCAGATGTATGCCATCATGCGTTTAACGTTGTTTTGTATCAGTGCAAAGATGTTACCTACAATCATGCTTAAGGCTGCCATGACAGCGAGCATGAATGCCCAGTCAACGGGACCTAATGGAGCGGGTAATACGATGTAGAGGAGGATTCTGATGAGGATGTAGTAGCTGCCTTGGTCAACCAGTGCGGATAGGAAGGCTGCTGATGAGGCTGGTGCAGCTGTATATGCGTCAGGTAGCCAGAAGTGGAAGGGCACAATTGCGGCTTCGATTGCGTAGCCTGCAGCGATGAAGATGAAGCTGATTATGAGCAGGTTTTTGTCTGCTGGGTTAATTGCTGATAGGGCGTTTCGGACGCCTTCATAGTTTAGGCTGCCTGTGATGCCGTACACGATGGAAAGACCCAACAATACGAAGGCGCTGGCGATGATGACCATGATTAGGTATTTCATGGTGGCGTTTAGGCTGAATGCGTTTTTCTTAAACAACATTAGAAACGCGGCTGCTGCCGTTGCGGCTTCCCAGAATATGAAGAATGTAAGTAAATCGCCTGCAAGGACTGCACCAACTAGTGCGCCTGTTAGCATGAGCATTACGGCGAAGTAGCGGTCTGAGGGGCGCTCGTTAGAGTTTACAAAGAACACCGTATAGATCATGATGACCGCAGCTATGCCCACGATGATTATTGCCATGTAAATGGATAGGGCATCTACAAGGAATGTGGTAGCTATTGCTGTGTCTATGTCACCTGTTAAGCCGATGTATTGGGCACCTGGGTCAGCTACGCTGTAGTAGCTTAAAGCCAAGTTTGCTATGGTGACTGCAGATAGGACAAAAACTACCAGTATCCACGCGAGGGTGGCGGCGGTTTTGTGGTTGCTGCTGTTTTTGCGGATTAGTTTGAAGACTGGGATGGTTAGTAGGGAAGCGATTATGAAAGTTATTATGGGTAATATTATGTCAAGTATTTGTACCATCTTTTTTCACCTATCCTATCAATGTTGCTCCAAGTGTGGCTGTCTGAATTAAATCCATAAAGAAGGTTGGATAAACACCAATAAGGAGAACCAGCACTACCAAGATTGCCAGTGATAGTTTCATCCAGTTTGGAACATCAACGATTTTGTGTCCTTCATGTGTTACTGGTTCTGTGGATATTTCGCCTTCTGCGGGTTCATCTTTGGATTTACCAAAGAAAACTTTGCTTACAAAACGCAAAGAGTAAGCAAGCGAGAATACTGTTGCAACCAGCATAAGTGCGGTTGGCCAAATGTAGAAGCTGGCTAAGCCACCTGTGGCGCCTATTATTTGGAATGCACCTATAAAGATGAAGAATTCACTAATGAAGCATGCAAATGGTGGTGCACCAGAAATGCTAAGGGCTGCGATGATTCCTGAAACTGCGCTGAAGGGCATTTTGCCTGCTAATCCACCCATTTTGCGGATGTCTCGTTCTTCAGTTTGGTGCATGATTCCGCCTGCGGTAAGGAAGAAAAGTCCTTTGCTTGCGGCATGAGTGATAATGTGCAGTACAGTGCCCACAATTGCTAAAGATGAGCCAATCATAACGACGCTTGCACCTGCAAGTGATACAGGGACTAAGCTGAGGCCAAACATTATGTAGCCCATGTGGGCGATGCTTGAGTAAGCAATTAAGCGTTTAATATCGGTGGATACTAGAGCTATGAATGAGCCAAAGAAGGCAGTTATGACACCGATTATTGAGAGTGCCTGCAGGAAGGTTGTTCCAAAAGCAATTCCAACTGAGGGGAAAACCATGTCAAAGGATAATCTGAGAATTGCGTATGCTCCTGCACTGATGATAACTCCGCTTAATAATGCAGACATTGGGGCAGGTGCTTCTCCGTGTGCATCTGGAAGCCACATGTGAACTGGGAAAACAGCCATTTTCACTGCGAACCCAGCTGTTAAAGCTATCAGAACATAGCGGACAGCATCTGTTGCAAAGGAAGTACTCATGAGGCTTTCTTGAGCTATGAACATGTCTGTTGTTCCTGTGAGCCAGTAAACTGCTCCAATGCCCAACAGCACAAAAACTGCGCCTGCATGGGTGAAGATGAATAGTTTGAAGGCTGACTTGTAGCTGTTACGATAACCCCATTCGCCCACTATGAAGTATGCGGGTACCAGCATGAGTTCCCAGCAGAAGTAGAATAGTATTAGGTTGCTGGTTAGGAATACGCCGATTAAGCCTACTGATAGCATGCATAGTAGTGCGTAGTAAGCGGGCAGGTGTTTTTTGCCGTGCATGTAGTTAACTGAGTATAGTGATGCCACCATCATTAAGGCTAAGCTGATTAGCGCAATGGATGCACTGATGCCGTCTAAGTATAGCGTGAATTCTGTGTTTATTATGGAGGGTATCCATGTGTAGGTTTCCGTGTAGCTTCCAGTTTCCAGTATAGTTGGAACCGTGTAGGCTACAAGTGCGATGTTTATCAATGCGATTAACGCGACAAAGATTGCCGCTGCTTTGATTGATTTCTTTCCTGTAAGGTAAACAAATGGGATGCTAATTGTTGGTATAGCGAATACTGCTAGTAATAATGGTAGCGACATTGTTTTACACTCCTAAACCTGTTTTCAATATTATTAGTACAATAATCAGTATGAAACCAAGCACCGCCGCAGCCACGTAATTGCGGAAGGAAGATGAT is part of the Candidatus Bathyarchaeota archaeon genome and encodes:
- a CDS encoding NADH-quinone oxidoreductase subunit M yields the protein MSLPLLLAVFAIPTISIPFVYLTGKKSIKAAAIFVALIALINIALVAYTVPTILETGSYTETYTWIPSIINTEFTLYLDGISASIALISLALMMVASLYSVNYMHGKKHLPAYYALLCMLSVGLIGVFLTSNLILFYFCWELMLVPAYFIVGEWGYRNSYKSAFKLFIFTHAGAVFVLLGIGAVYWLTGTTDMFIAQESLMSTSFATDAVRYVLIALTAGFAVKMAVFPVHMWLPDAHGEAPAPMSALLSGVIISAGAYAILRLSFDMVFPSVGIAFGTTFLQALSIIGVITAFFGSFIALVSTDIKRLIAYSSIAHMGYIMFGLSLVPVSLAGASVVMIGSSLAIVGTVLHIITHAASKGLFFLTAGGIMHQTEERDIRKMGGLAGKMPFSAVSGIIAALSISGAPPFACFISEFFIFIGAFQIIGATGGLASFYIWPTALMLVATVFSLAYSLRFVSKVFFGKSKDEPAEGEISTEPVTHEGHKIVDVPNWMKLSLAILVVLVLLIGVYPTFFMDLIQTATLGATLIG
- a CDS encoding NADH-quinone oxidoreductase subunit N: MVQILDIILPIITFIIASLLTIPVFKLIRKNSSNHKTAATLAWILVVFVLSAVTIANLALSYYSVADPGAQYIGLTGDIDTAIATTFLVDALSIYMAIIIVGIAAVIMIYTVFFVNSNERPSDRYFAVMLMLTGALVGAVLAGDLLTFFIFWEAATAAAAFLMLFKKNAFSLNATMKYLIMVIIASAFVLLGLSIVYGITGSLNYEGVRNALSAINPADKNLLIISFIFIAAGYAIEAAIVPFHFWLPDAYTAAPASSAAFLSALVDQGSYYILIRILLYIVLPAPLGPVDWAFMLAVMAALSMIVGNIFALIQNNVKRMMAYICVADVGYNLVAITSATALGLAGNLYFFLIGGLTTALAFMVIGIINSHGFRTLEDFAGLGKRMPIASLALIIAGLSFAGVPPLGGFIAKYFVFTAAIQANLVWLAIIGVITSVLQTAYIFRLVNVMYARKPKDETKIVENKYILIPVFILVAAIFILGLFPDIVLQLINPVLPQLPFTPIA